A single window of Anopheles moucheti chromosome 2, idAnoMoucSN_F20_07, whole genome shotgun sequence DNA harbors:
- the LOC128298631 gene encoding uncharacterized protein LOC128298631 yields the protein MSQGYGTIVVGVLLLLAVVCQGTVGEPDPGPAGAGATPTKLDDYVLNTQSECYKSKRLLSCFKYRFSRYLWSFATGRMNWFAAENQAVENTGGLKLVRLNEPKEDDVFPEARQISPYDSELVRGAKFLQRSLNTFIASHGVQVGMGAESGARFLADEDFEARGKKQKQRKWSLILPLAVMLKLVHLKLLLKPILLGVGLIQVLLIAGGLLIFHFFRNTNICKIQPHVIHAHSHISSESSPELSYAAYGAYPSYSASPYNAYSKDWASNRAYSGYSFLDAIDNHKI from the exons ATGTCGCAAGGATACGGCACGATTGTGGTCGgagtgttgctgctgttggcggTTGTCTGCCAGGGTACGGTCGGGGAGCCCGATCCTGGACCGGCCGGTGCCGGAGCAACCCCGACCAAGCTGGACGACTACGTGCTCAACACCCAGTCCGAGTGCTACAAGTCGAAGCGGTTGCTGTCCTGCTTCAAGTATCGCTTCTCGCGCTACCTATGGTCGTTCGCGACCGGCCGCATGAATTGGTTCGCCGCGGAAAACCAGGCCGTTGAAAACACCGGCGGACTGAAGCTGGTGCGGTTAAACGAACCGAAGGAGGACGATGTGTTCCCGGAGGCGCGACAAATTAGCC CGTACGACAGCGAGCTGGTACGAGGCGCCAAGTTCCTGCAGCGGTCCCTCAACACCTTCATCGCCAGCCATGGCGTGCAGGTGGGCATGGGAGCGGAAAGCGGGGCCCGGTTTCTGGCGGACGAAGATTTTGAGGCACGCGGCAAGAAGCAGAAGCAGCGCAAGTGGAGCCTTATCCTGCCGCTGGCGGTAATGCTGAAGTTGGTGCACCTGAAGCTGCTGCTCAAACCGATACTGCTCGGTGTGGGGCTGATCCAGGTGCTGCTGATCGCCGGTGGGCTGCTGATATTCCACTTCTTCCGCAATACGAACATCTGCAAGATACAGCCGCACGTCATCCACGCCCATTCGCACATCTCGAGCGAATCCAGTCCCG AACTTTCCTATGCCGCGTACGGCGCGTACCCGTCCTATTCGGCCTCCCCGTACAATGCGTACAGCAAGGATTGGGCCAGCAACCGGGCGTACAGCGGCTACAGCTTCCTCGATGCCATTGATAATCATAAAATCTAG